One region of Halictus rubicundus isolate RS-2024b unplaced genomic scaffold, iyHalRubi1_principal scaffold0054, whole genome shotgun sequence genomic DNA includes:
- the LOC143363524 gene encoding uncharacterized protein LOC143363524: MLQTLFEGLQRNISGQFQEQRKIAEQRWEQEWARFEEREAANRTAQAAREAALEGRFGILEAQCQVLSQNLHSLVQPRFINSTENRETQNINMSVPNGSAVPGFPLSQQVPVNDAVGVFRGVSELGYTVKPPRFDGKASWEEYRIQFDTIARANGWDEPRKALALVTSLEGPARGVLTSLSVDKQNDFRTIVSALEQRKGESISELAAEIERLAQAAFGECPYESRDKLAASQFVAALANEEMKRILRLGGFTSLRAALIRALEIEAVESVTETSYSSQNNRYKPYYFPKQHIPGRRWGERGYDRRPEEVDQPNRNYGVLELSPDWASPEGLPEETNTEDGKRKEVIVGGETVTSPSSTPVVLKTYLKKDCTAIEGFIDGKMATIIIDTGSSVNLLGTDKFNPRKEEFFLIDMAEECILGNGFLQKHACRLDYWARKLQIAGKEEVGFIGQEIRNKEDAALLAKMEEETPVAEEVQEVAVPPVPKLLEDLFQRCCSALSPPRKTAFAKVTHEFQDIFAENPEHVGNCDVVQHKIDTGDCAPIKQAPRRLPFHRRDEVKELLAKMERQGVIEESKSPWSSPIVLVKKKDGSTRFCVDYRRLNDVTKKDSYPLPRIEETLDALAESSWFSTIDLQSGYWQIMVDERDREKTAFCVGEGLWQFRVMPFGLCNAPATFERLMDTVFEWLKQRLSESPILAYPLLDADFILDTDASNFAIGAVLSQVQGEEEKDAKPKRCYASVTTPHGEDTSEFAKHLLRFDKGFSGLIIVEMLRNDYFSKWPEVIPLPNQKATTIAKTLLTDVISRHGVPLELHSDQGRNFESSVFKELMRLLGIRKTRTTPLHPQSDGLVERMIRTLLQYLTQFVSEHQKDWDEWIPTFLLAYRTSQHEVTRNTPAMVLMGRELRLPLDLLRGSNYASERKEEGAYIGEMRAKILGIHDFVRQRMKISGDKMKSWYDVHANPVSFNPGDKVWLFNPRHFAMIGGASWRGLGGRPGGGQHPGKRQERSTQATRVKGKGEKSTE; this comes from the exons ATGTTACAGACGCTGTTCGAAGGCCTCCAGCGGAACATTTCGGGGCAGTTTCAAGAGCAGCGGAAAATCGCGGAACAGAGATGGGAACAGGAGTGGGCCCGGTTTGAAGAGAGGGAAGCAGCAAACAGAACCGCTCAAGCTGCAAGGGAAGCTGCCCTGGAGGGACGATTTGGAATCCTGGAGGCACAGTGTCAGGTGCTATCGCAGAATCTGCACAGTCTTGTACAGCCGCGTTTCATTAATTCTACTGAGAACCGTGAaactcaaaatataaatatgtccGTTCCTAATGGGTCCGCGGTTCCGGGTTTTCCGCTTTCGCAGCAGGTCCCTGTAAATGACGCAGTTGGCGTGTTTCGCGGTGTTTCGGAGTTGGGATACACCGTGAAACCTCCTAGATTTGACGGCAAAGCTTCATGGGAAGAGTATAGAATTCAGTTCGACACAATAGCTCGCGCGAATGGTTGGGATGAACCGAGGAAAGCTTTGGCCTTGGTTACGTCTTTGGAGGGCCCTGCTCGAGGAGTGTTGACTTCACTCTCCGTGGACAAACAGAACGATTTCCGGACGATAGTTTCGGCATTAGA ACAACGGAAAGGGGAGTCGATCTCTGAGTTGGCAGCAGAAATTGAGAGGCTTGCTCAAGCTGCATTTGGTGAATGCCCATACGAAAGTAGGGATAAACTCGCGGCCTCTCAATTTGTAGCAGCATTGGCCAACGAAGAGATGAAACGAATATTAAGGCTCGGTGGTTTTACATCTCTGAGAGCAGCACTTATTAGAGCCTTGGAGATTGAAGCTGTCGAGTCTGTTACTGAAACTTCGTATAGTAGTCAAAATAACCGCTACAAGccttattattttccaaaacaacatATTCCTGGACGGCGTTGGGGAGAACGAGGATACGACCGAAGACCGGAGGAAGTGGATCAACCGAACAGGAACTAT GGAGTGTTGGAGTTGTCGCCAGACTGGGCATCTCCAGAAGGACTGCCCGAAGAGACAAACACAGAGGATGGGAAACGCAAAGAAGTCATAGTAGGAGGGGAGACTGTGACTTCACCTTCTTCTACCCCTGTCGTGCTGAAGACTTATTTGAAGAAGGATTGTACGGCCATCGAGGGATTCATCGATGGAAAAATGGCTACGATAATAATCGACACGGGATCGAGCGTAAATCTTTTGGGGACGGATAAGTTCAATCCCAGAA aggaagaatttttcctgaTCGACATGGCGGAGGAGTGTATTTTGGGGAACGGATTCCTCCAGAAACACGCGTGTAGGCTCGATTATTGGGCGAGGAAACTACAAATAGCCGGGAAGGAAGAGGTCGGCTTTATCGGTCAAGAGATACGTAATAAGGAGGATGCAGCTTTATTAGCGAAGATGGAAGAGGAGACTCCGGTAGCGGAAGAGGTGCAGGAGGTTGCAGTTCCACCTGTACCGAAGCTCTTAGAAGATCTTTTCCAGCGTTGCTGTTCGGCCTTATCTCCGCCACGGAAGACAGCATTTGCGAAAGTAACACATGAATTTCAGGACATATTCGCAGAAAATCCTGAACATGTTGGGAATTGTGATGTTGTCCAACATAAGATTGATACAGGAGATTGTGCACCAATCAAACAGGCACCGCGACGTCTCCCTTTTCACCGACGAGACGAAGTTAAAGAATTACTCGCGAAGATGGAAAGGCAGGGAGTAATTGAGGAGTCGAAAAGTCCATGgtcctctcctatcgttctcGTGAAGAAAAAGGATGGCAGCACGAGATTTTGTGTGGACTATCGGCGGTTAAATGATGTCACGAAAAAAGATTCTTATCCGTTGCCGAGAATTGAAGAAACGCTAGATGCTCTAGCTGAATCGTCTTGGTTTTCAACCATAGATCTGCAAAGTGGATATTGGCAGATTATGGTTGACGAAAGGGACCGTGAAAAGACAGCATTCTGCGTGGGAGAAGGGCTTTGGCAATTCAGAGTGATGCCTTTCGGACTTTGTAATGCCCCTGCCACGTTTGAACGTCTTATGGACACG GTATTCGAGTGGCTGAAGCAGCGTCTTTCTGAATCTCCGATATTAGCTTATCCTTTATTAGACGCAGATTTCATTTTGGATACAGATGCGTCGAATTTTGCCATTGGAGCAGTCCTCTCGCAAGTTCAAGGTGAAGAGGAGAAAg ATGCAAAACCGAAGAGGTGTTACGCGAGTGTCACAACGCCCCATGGGGAGGACACTTCGGAGTTCGCAAAACACTTGCTAAGATTCGACAAAGGTTTTTCTGGCCTGATCATCGTCGAGATGTTGAGGAATG ATTATTTCTCGAAGTGGCCAGAAGTAATTCCGCTTCCGAATCAAAAAGCAACAACCATTGCGAAGACCCTTTTAACAGATGTAATAAGTCGCCATGGTGTGCCACTAGAACTGCATTCAGATCAAGGTAGGAATTTCGAGTCGAGTGTCTTCAAAGAGTTGATGAGGTTGCTTGGAATTAGAAAGACAAGGACGACACCCTTACATCCCCAATCGGACGGACTCGTCGAAAGGATGATTCGTACATTGTTACAGTATTTAACACAGTTTGTTTCCGAACATCAAAAAGACTGGGATGAATGGATACCGACGTTCCTTTTAGCATATCGGACTTCTCAACATGAGGTAACTCGAAATACTCCGGCAATGGTCCTCATGGGTCGAGAATTACGACTTCCTTTGGATCTCCTGAGAGGTAGTAACTACGCTTCtgaaaggaaggaggagggagCTTACATTGGAGAAATGAGGGCTAAAATCTTGGGAATCCATGATTTTGTACGCCAACGAATGAAGATTAGTGGTGACAAAATGAAGTCCTGGTACGATGTTCATGCGAATCCGGTTTCCTTCAATCCGGGTGACAAGGTCTGGCTATTTAATCCACGAC ATTTCGCGAtgattggaggtgcatcctggaGAGGACTCGGTGGTCGCCCGGGGGGAGGGCAGCACCCGGGAAAACGTCAAGAAAGAAGCACTCAAGCCACAAGAGTCAAGGGGAAGGGCGAGAAGTCGACGGAATAA